One genomic segment of Mytilus trossulus isolate FHL-02 chromosome 4, PNRI_Mtr1.1.1.hap1, whole genome shotgun sequence includes these proteins:
- the LOC134715708 gene encoding uncharacterized protein LOC134715708 isoform X1: protein MVYTPGTMWCRLKLRVRKRRGMKSELWKFPIQEEVKNEGTIDGNSGKMSATEPDEITIIVVAGKGLQGKKQGRHKFSVIFGVGNRKYRTCVVKDPGGCPEWNEESVIQVNNVADQVFLIVTEKEDILGQINIPVATLLGPPGRQMKQPLQSHKKCPSPKGELIYQCFVSKYRPSFFPNSSTPKRTSTPNVYDKHRNGMTSSPIMRHKHEKRRGSTALQTLNKKFSKSIHDLFSFARSPTQDDEDKNVSNLSNGRASSIGSGLNNAGKLPIIHSVTPSEALIDGGTRVTIEGKNLGLSKADIMELLICEVDHADYVEFESSSRIFLKIKPSTAGIGDIILETESGGIGTLKNGFTYVDPNAPATPSVSESDSCSSNTRFSIGDEELSNNVTVPPSPKVPRSPKQKMSVTLPDGDGNNDSDVKSKKTFLKHIRRASEGHALFQSKGPVQAVVPQVNMESLQAEIARLKKENEQIDVLKEEIETLKNDKKDMKVYIDKLVAKVITHCPEALATM from the exons ATGGTGTATACTCCCGGAACAATGTGGTGTAGATTAAAGTTACGTGTTCGAAAGAGGAGAGGAATGAAGAGTGAACTGTGGAAATTCCCGATCCAGGAAGAG GTTAAAAATGAAGGTACAATAGATGGAAACAGTGGTAAAATGTCTGCCACGGAACCAGATGAAATTACTATTATTG tggTTGCTGGAAAAGGGCTTCAAGGAAAGAAGCAAG gtcGCCACAAGTTTTCTGTGATATTTGGTGTAGGTAATAGAAAGTACAGAACATGTGTTGTAAAAGATCCTGGAGGATGTCCAGAATGGAACGAGGAATCTGTCAT ACAAGTGAACAATGTTGCAGACCAAGTATTCCTTATAGTGACAGAAAAAGAAGACATCCTAGGTCAAATCAATATTCCTGTAGCAACGTTGTTAGGACCACCAGGCAGGCAGATGAAGCAGCCATTACAATCCCATAAAAAATGTCCTAGTCCCAAAGGAGAACTTATTTACCAGTGCTTTGTGTCAAAGTATAGACCTTCATTTTTTCCGAATTCAAGTACACCCAAACGTACGAGTACTCCAAATGTATATGATAAACATAGAAATGGTATGACATCATCTCCGATTATGAgacataaacatgaaaaacgaaGGGGTAGTACGGCTttacaaacattaaacaaaaagttttcaaaGTCTATACATGACTTGTTTTCATTCGCAAGGAGTCCGACACAGGATGATGAGGATAAGAATGTTTCAAATTTAAGTAATGGTCGTGCCAGCAGTATTGGATCAGGATTAAATAATGCTGGAAAATTACCCATAATTCATAGTGTCACCCCATCAGAGGCATTAATTGATGGAGGAACAAGAGTCACAATTGAAGGGAAGAATCTAGGTTTATCTAAGGCTGATATAATGGAGTTATTAATCTGTGAGGTGGATCACGCTGACTATGTAGAGTTTGAATCTTCTTCAAGAATCTTCTTAAAGATTAAACCTTCCACGGCAGGAATAGGTGATATTATTCTAGAAACTGAGTCGGGAGGGATAGGAACATTGAAAAATGGTTTTACTTATGTGGATCCAAATGCTCCCGCGACACCCTCAGTGTCTGAAAGTGATTCGTGTAGTTCTAACACAAGATTCTCTATAGGTGATGAAGAACTTAGTAATAATGTAACCGTTCCACCCTCACCTAAAGTACCAAGGTCACCAAAACAGAAAATGAGC gtCACATTACCGGATGGTGATGGCAATAATGATTCAGATGTCAAGTCAAAGAAAACTTTTCTCAAACATATCAGAAGGGCAAGTGAAGGTCATGCCTTGTTCCAGTCTAAAGGTCCAG tACAAGCAGTAGTTCCACAAGTAAATATGGAGTCCCTACAAGCAGAAATTGCTcgtttaaaaaaggaaaatgaacaaatagatgtactaaaagaagaaattgaaa CCTTAAAGAATGACAAGAAAGATATGAAGGTGTACATTGACAAACTTGTAGCTAAAGTCATAACACATTGTCCTGAAGCTTTAGCTACCATGTGA
- the LOC134715708 gene encoding uncharacterized protein LOC134715708 isoform X2: MSATEPDEITIIVVAGKGLQGKKQGRHKFSVIFGVGNRKYRTCVVKDPGGCPEWNEESVIQVNNVADQVFLIVTEKEDILGQINIPVATLLGPPGRQMKQPLQSHKKCPSPKGELIYQCFVSKYRPSFFPNSSTPKRTSTPNVYDKHRNGMTSSPIMRHKHEKRRGSTALQTLNKKFSKSIHDLFSFARSPTQDDEDKNVSNLSNGRASSIGSGLNNAGKLPIIHSVTPSEALIDGGTRVTIEGKNLGLSKADIMELLICEVDHADYVEFESSSRIFLKIKPSTAGIGDIILETESGGIGTLKNGFTYVDPNAPATPSVSESDSCSSNTRFSIGDEELSNNVTVPPSPKVPRSPKQKMSVTLPDGDGNNDSDVKSKKTFLKHIRRASEGHALFQSKGPVQAVVPQVNMESLQAEIARLKKENEQIDVLKEEIETLKNDKKDMKVYIDKLVAKVITHCPEALATM; encoded by the exons ATGTCTGCCACGGAACCAGATGAAATTACTATTATTG tggTTGCTGGAAAAGGGCTTCAAGGAAAGAAGCAAG gtcGCCACAAGTTTTCTGTGATATTTGGTGTAGGTAATAGAAAGTACAGAACATGTGTTGTAAAAGATCCTGGAGGATGTCCAGAATGGAACGAGGAATCTGTCAT ACAAGTGAACAATGTTGCAGACCAAGTATTCCTTATAGTGACAGAAAAAGAAGACATCCTAGGTCAAATCAATATTCCTGTAGCAACGTTGTTAGGACCACCAGGCAGGCAGATGAAGCAGCCATTACAATCCCATAAAAAATGTCCTAGTCCCAAAGGAGAACTTATTTACCAGTGCTTTGTGTCAAAGTATAGACCTTCATTTTTTCCGAATTCAAGTACACCCAAACGTACGAGTACTCCAAATGTATATGATAAACATAGAAATGGTATGACATCATCTCCGATTATGAgacataaacatgaaaaacgaaGGGGTAGTACGGCTttacaaacattaaacaaaaagttttcaaaGTCTATACATGACTTGTTTTCATTCGCAAGGAGTCCGACACAGGATGATGAGGATAAGAATGTTTCAAATTTAAGTAATGGTCGTGCCAGCAGTATTGGATCAGGATTAAATAATGCTGGAAAATTACCCATAATTCATAGTGTCACCCCATCAGAGGCATTAATTGATGGAGGAACAAGAGTCACAATTGAAGGGAAGAATCTAGGTTTATCTAAGGCTGATATAATGGAGTTATTAATCTGTGAGGTGGATCACGCTGACTATGTAGAGTTTGAATCTTCTTCAAGAATCTTCTTAAAGATTAAACCTTCCACGGCAGGAATAGGTGATATTATTCTAGAAACTGAGTCGGGAGGGATAGGAACATTGAAAAATGGTTTTACTTATGTGGATCCAAATGCTCCCGCGACACCCTCAGTGTCTGAAAGTGATTCGTGTAGTTCTAACACAAGATTCTCTATAGGTGATGAAGAACTTAGTAATAATGTAACCGTTCCACCCTCACCTAAAGTACCAAGGTCACCAAAACAGAAAATGAGC gtCACATTACCGGATGGTGATGGCAATAATGATTCAGATGTCAAGTCAAAGAAAACTTTTCTCAAACATATCAGAAGGGCAAGTGAAGGTCATGCCTTGTTCCAGTCTAAAGGTCCAG tACAAGCAGTAGTTCCACAAGTAAATATGGAGTCCCTACAAGCAGAAATTGCTcgtttaaaaaaggaaaatgaacaaatagatgtactaaaagaagaaattgaaa CCTTAAAGAATGACAAGAAAGATATGAAGGTGTACATTGACAAACTTGTAGCTAAAGTCATAACACATTGTCCTGAAGCTTTAGCTACCATGTGA